In one Callospermophilus lateralis isolate mCalLat2 unplaced genomic scaffold, mCalLat2.hap1 Scaffold_1144, whole genome shotgun sequence genomic region, the following are encoded:
- the LOC143640099 gene encoding palmitoyltransferase ZDHHC19-like has protein sequence MASSQSITPPNEPPIESSWLKPSLFPAFNAMLLITISGIFFAFPCRWLAQNGQWEFAVVSGLFFILSFCSLIFLNGSDPGILHKGSLEEDPNIQYIARVNNTAFRLQWCSKCSFHRPPRTHHCPFCNICVEDFDHHCLWVNNCVGQRNFRVFVLLLVSLCLYLVVLLATRVLFLIRTRHMPLSLDSAMAIAVAVPVLVLLLPVILLLMIQAVSVSKVSEYCNTRRCGGILHLWESGTFG, from the exons atggcctcttcacagagtatcacgcccccaaatgaacctccgatcgaatcctcatggctgaaaccaagcctgtttccagcttttaatgcaatgcttcttattacaataagtggcatcttcttcgcctttcc gtgccggtggttggctcagaatgggcagtgggaatttgccgtggtttcgggcctattctttatactgtccttctgcagcctcattttcctcaacgggtcagacccaggcattttgcacaaag gctccttagaagaggaccccaacattcaatacatagcacgagtgaacaacacggcctttcgcctgcagtggtgctcgaagtgttctttccatcgtccaccccggacccaccactgtcccttctgtaatatctgtgtggag gactttgaccaccactgcctgtgggtaaacaattgtgtaggtcaaagaaatttccgcgtattcgtgctgctgctggtgtccctgtgcctttatctggttgttcttctggctaccagagtgctttttctcattcgtacaagacacatgcccttgtcgctggactcagccatggc catcgcagtagctgtacccgtcttggtactcctgctgcctgtcattctgctcctgatgatacaggctgtgtcggtgagcaaggtaagcgagtactgcaataccagacggtgcggaggcatcttgcatctttgggaatccggcactttcggctga